The DNA segment TTCATTACGTTAGCCTATCTATTTGCAAGGAGGTATTTAGGTCTATCTTCTATTCTTTTTTCCATATTGGTTGGTCCGGCAATTGATTGGCTTCAACCTTGTATGAATTTATTACCTAATTCAAATTATCTTTTTGTCCAAATCTTACTTGTTTTATTAGCTATTTTCTTTATTGCTTTATCCGCCAGTTTACTCATACTAGAAGAAAATGGAATGAATCCCTACGATTCTGTTGCCACAGCATTATCACTTCATTTCAATTTACCATATAAACTTATCCGAACCATGATGGATTTTCTTTTATTCCTAATCGGTTGGGCGTTGGGTGGTCGAGTTGGTTTAGGGACGATTGTTGCTTCTCTTTTAACTAGTAGTATGATTTCTTTCCTTGTCCACCGATTCCAAAGTTTTCAAAAAAAGATTGGCGCTTAATTCCGCTAATCTTTTTCTATATATAGAGATAATAATTCCTTAACTCTGGATTGAATGATTTCAATAACTTCCAAAGGAGAAATTACCTTCAAATAAGAGCTTTGTTGCATTAGCCAAGCAAT comes from the Bulleidia sp. zg-1006 genome and includes:
- a CDS encoding YitT family protein gives rise to the protein MNIKINIKTLIITFLSAIFCGLSINLYLKAGIGSDCITVFEDGLHHTLGISVGWASILYSCVFITLAYLFARRYLGLSSILFSILVGPAIDWLQPCMNLLPNSNYLFVQILLVLLAIFFIALSASLLILEENGMNPYDSVATALSLHFNLPYKLIRTMMDFLLFLIGWALGGRVGLGTIVASLLTSSMISFLVHRFQSFQKKIGA